The Flammeovirga yaeyamensis genome segment TCTTCTAATAAATAAAAAAACACTTGATTTGTGTCTAAAAATCAAGTGTTTATAATTCGTGATACTTTTTTAGTAAGTCTCGAATTCGAACTCTAATTCTACTAATTCTTCAAATTCTTCTCCCGCTTCCTGCATATCTTCATCATCTTCATGATAATACCAGACAACTGTAACGCCTTCTACTTCTTCAAGTTTAGATAAGATATCAAGGATTAATTTTGAAGAGGCTGTATTGAAATATTCTAGTTTGAATAAAAACTTAGTCTCACTATTATTTTCTTCAGCATACTCATCAATCCAACTTAAAATAGGGGCAAAAAATTCTGCTGAATCTTCTGGGAGGGACCTTCCTGATATTTCAAAAATTTCATTTTCTTTATCAAGGACTACCTTCGGTGTATCTTCTGTTCCTGCTAGATTTAGGACTTTCATGTATAAAAGCTATTTTAGTTTTCTTGGAATTGTCGTTTTAAGAGAAAAAAATGTGAACTCATCATTGATGGGTTCAAAATCAAAGCGAAGTTTCTCGCCAGATTTTCTAGCCATATCAATAAAGCCAAGACCTGCACCTCCTTTGGCAGAAATCTTACCATTTTTGATAATGTCTTTATATAAATTCTTAAGACCGTCTTTATCAAGGTCATTAATTTTTTCTAATCTTCCTGCAATATCCTTAACATTTCTGGATAAAATGGGGTTGCCTGATGTGATAAAGTAAGAATTATCTTCCTTGCCAATCATGAATACGGCACTGTTTTTCTTGTCTGAAGTTTCCTCCATAGGCACAGCGTATTTACTGATATTTTGAAGACATTCAACCATTACGTTAAACACTTTTCTTTTGATCTTAGATTGTTCGCCGTAAGAGTCCATGTTTCTTTCAGCCATAGAAAGAACAGATTTAGTAATGTCTTGGGTGATCTCCCCTTCATAAATAAGGATAAGATCTTTATCTAACATTGTCCTATGAAGTTCGTAGATGTATTTCATATTTCCGAACACTATTTGCTTCAGCTGTGATACTGATACCACTTTTGATTGATCAAAAGCGATTTATAAAAAAAATATTTTCAAATATAATCAAACCTTGTCAACTAACAAGTAATATTGTTAGAATCCAATACCTATCATTATAACGTCATCTGTCTGCTTGAAATTGCCTTTCCAGTTTTCAAATGTGTTACTAAAAGTCGTAGCAATGTCTTCCATTGAAGAATGATCAGTATTGACAATTAGCTCTCTTATACGTTTAGCTCCAAACTTACGGTTCTCCTCACCTCCAAATTGGTCAGGGTAACCGTCTGAGAACATGAAGATTTCATCTCCTTGTTCTAAATCGAGCTGATGAGTACTAAACGAAGTTCTCGTTTTGTATTCACCGCCTACTGGGAATTTATCGCCTTTGATTTGTGTAAACTCTTTATTACTAGATTTATACACATAAAGCGGACGGTGAGCTCCAGCATATTGTACAGTTTTGGATTCTAAGTCAATTTTTGATAGAGCAATATCCATTCCATCTCTGGTACTGCTATTCGAATCTTGACGTAATGTTTTGGTCACACCCTCGTGTAATTTATTAAGGACTTCTCCAGGTTCGATGTCTTCGTTACTAGAAACAATATCATTAAGTAGGAAGTAACCAATTAATGAAATCAATGCTCCTGGTACACCATGACCTGTACAGTCAACAGCTGCTATGTAGATGTCTTTGCCTTTTTTATAATACCAAGGGAAATCGCCAGATACTACATCTCTAGGCTTGTAGAATATAAAGCAATCGTTTAGATCTTTCTTAATGTGCTCAGTATTAGGGATGATAGCTCCTTGAATACGTTTTGCATAGTTAATCGACTCTGTAATTTTCTTATTCTTCAATAAGATCTCCAGTTCGACTTTCTTTCTTTCTGTGATATCGTGAGATACGAATAAAGCACTTTCAAATTCCTTTTCGTCATTAAACTCTGGAATGGCCGTTACTGTCATGAAACGTGTCCCTTGATTCGTAGGGAATTCAACTTCTTTAGTACACTTTTCTGAAGTTGAAGATACTTCTATCAACATCTCCTTCCAAAGCTGAATAATATTTTCTGGTAGACTTGTATTGTCAATTTGCTGACCTGTAAATAATTCTGCTGCTAACCCAGTGTAATCTTCGATTGTTGGGTTTGTATAGAAGATGTGACCTTCAGCGTTTAGTCGTTGAATTAAGTCAAGTGAGTTTTCAGAAAGTGCCTGCATTTGTGTTCTCATTCTACGTTCCACTTCAGCTTGCTTTCTCTCTGTAATATCTTGTGCGTTAATTACAATACCTTCAACTGCAGGATCATCCGTTAAATTAATACCGGTCGCTTCCAACCAAATATATCGTCCATCCTGTAGTTTATATCTATATTCTAAACTAAATGTTTGACGTCCTTCAGATTCGACAAGATTGTTGATGAATTCTTTTACGTGATCTAAACTGTCTTTGTGCAAATTAGAAAGGTATGAAGTATCAATTAGATCTTGAGGTTTGTATCCTAAGATGTGTTTTGATGAAGGAGATACGAACTTAATTTTTGAGTCTTTATCAAAAATTGTAATCACCTCAGAAGCGTTTTCTAATAAGGATTGTAATCTATTTTGTGAGTGCTTCACTTCCTCAACTTGTTCCTCCAGACGATGGTTAGTTCTTTGAAGTTCTTCTTGAGTAGACTCCATTTCTTCAGCATTCTGACGAAGGATTTCTTGTTGTACAGAAAGTTCTGAAGACATCTGTTGAGATTCTTTCAGTAGCCTTACTGTTCTCTCGTTAATCTTAATGTTGAATATTGTTCTTGCTATGATTTGAGAAATTTCTTTCACAAACTCCAATGTCATAGGAGAGAAGTTGTCTAAAGAAGCAAACTCCAATAAACCATATACTTTTTCGTTGGCAATCAAAGGCATGATAAGTACCGATCTAGGTTTTTTCTCACCTAAAAGTCCTGAAGTGATTGAAAGATAATCACTTGGAATCTCAGTTCTTAAAATCATTTCCATTTCAATTGCAGCCTGACCAACAAGACCTTCTGCAAATTTGAATTGCTTTTTAAGGAAACGTTTCTTGTTATAGGCATATGTACTAACTAACTCAATAGTTTGTTTGTCAATCGATAATTCATCTGTAGCGCCCTCAACAACATAAAAAGCACCTTGAACAGCATTAATTTTTTCAGTGGTGTATGCAATAACTTCATCACCTAAAGCAATCAAGTCATTATGCGTTCGAAGAATTTGACCAATTTCAGCTTCACCCGTAATAATCCAGTTACGTTCATAATCTCTTTTTTCTGCCTTTTGAATACTGTCTCTCATAGAGATTAAGGCATTACCTAACGTATCATCTTCTGATAAGGCAGAATAAACGGCATCATAATTACCATCACCAATTTGTTCCGAAAAGTTAGCGGTACGTTTCATACCATTGACTACCTCCTGAACGGCCATTTGCATCTCTCCAATTTCATCATTTTGGATATCATCAGATACTTCGTGAGGTAGGATACCTTTGGCGATATAGTTTAGTCTATTTTTTAATCGAATAATCGGGGATGTAAGGAACTTAGAGAAGGTAACTGCTACAAGCATTACAATCAAAATGATAATAATGGCTGTGTAGACAAAGGTTAATATCAATCCATTTAGACCACTTTTGATTTCATCATAATCAATCTTTACCACCAAACCCCATTTAGTCGTTGGAATGTAGTTCCAATAAGAGATTGTTTTCTTTCCTCTCCAGTCAATATCATAACCGAAGTCTTTGGAATCACCTTTAGCTGCTTTTTGTATAGCTATGTTTTTAGGGTCACCTTCACTAATTACTTCTGTGAGGAGATTTTGGCTACTTTTTAATGGGGAAATAATTGTTACATTCTTTGCTGCACCTTCAGACATTCTAGACAATAGAATTTCTCCTGTGTCACCAAGTCCAGTTCTATTTTCAACGATAGGATAGATGTTTTTTTGCAGGGAGTATAAGATGATAACGTGACCTAATTCACCATATCTTGATTTCATTCTAGGTGAGACAATATACATATGCACCCCTTTTTCTGTGTTAAAAGGTTCGGAGAAATATGTTTTTGTTTTCGCCTTTTTGATGATTTTTTCAAATGTTTTATTTCTATCACCTACAATTACTGATGCAGGGAAAGTATAACTGGTATATAAAACACTACCTCTATCATCAGAAATAATAATATTAGAGTATCCGTTAACGATTTGTTTTGGGAATAAATCGTTATCTAACGTTCTTTTTATAGCGTAATAAGTGGAATCCTTATATGCACTTGATTTAGTTTTGAATAAGTACTTTAATTTAGTCGTAGAAGAAACAATCAGAGCAGATTTAGATATATACTTTAGGTTTTGCTCGAGTAATTTAAACTTCTGATCAATTTGTTCAGATTTTAATGTACTGATAACATCAAAAGTTTCAGAGTAACGCCTTTCTACGGAATCTTCTGTTTGTATATAAGAAAGAAAACTGATAATTGCTACGGTAATGGTAACAACCATAAGCATAATTATCGTGATCTTAGTACGTATCTTTAAATCTTGAAAGAACATATATAAATAGATTTTCTGCTTTTCTTATTAATTATCTTCTGTGAACCATATGGTTACTTTGTCAAGAATCTCTCTGTCATCAGGTGAAAAACTCTTGAAAGATGCTAATTCAACAACACCCACTAAGTCATGTTCTGAGTCAATAATAGGGGAGATCATTAACGATTGAGGAGAAGCATCTCCTAAGCCTGATACAACATTAATGTATTTTTCAGGAACATTATTAGTAATGATAGATGATTTGGTTTTGGCAACTTGTCCAGGTAGACCTTCTCCTAATTGATAGGATAGTTTATCGTTATCAGGAAGAAAGAATGCAAACCCTCTTGCATATTCTAATATTGATTCGCCTTCAATTTCTTTTAGTTTATAATAAATACCAGTGCTTACATTAAATTCTTTACAAATAGCATTTAGTAACTTCTGATCTTTATCAGCTGCATCATTACTATCTACAATAGCTGCATGAATATTATTGCGAATAAGTTGAGAGCGTTCTTGGATAGCATCTTTTCTTTCTTCTTCACTTTCTTGATTTTCCTTGTTGTAATACTTAGGAACGTAGATGATTTGATCTTCAGGATCTTTCATCAAGTCTGAAATCAAACGGAATAAGAAAAAGAATAAAATGGCAAATGTAAAGCCTAATGTATAATATGTTGGATTAGCAACTTCTCTTATTTGACCAATGATTTTATCATCAGTAATTTCTAAGCTCGTTAATATTAAATTCGGTAACTCATGAATATCCCAAATAGAATAAATACACATGAATAAGAAAACGATACCTAAATAAATATTGAAAGGTTTAGATTTGTCAAAGATAAAGTAAATACAAGCAGATATAAAAGTAAGATCGAGGAATCGAATAGAAAGTAAATA includes the following:
- a CDS encoding SiaB family protein kinase, which codes for MKYIYELHRTMLDKDLILIYEGEITQDITKSVLSMAERNMDSYGEQSKIKRKVFNVMVECLQNISKYAVPMEETSDKKNSAVFMIGKEDNSYFITSGNPILSRNVKDIAGRLEKINDLDKDGLKNLYKDIIKNGKISAKGGAGLGFIDMARKSGEKLRFDFEPINDEFTFFSLKTTIPRKLK
- a CDS encoding DUF1987 domain-containing protein, with protein sequence MKVLNLAGTEDTPKVVLDKENEIFEISGRSLPEDSAEFFAPILSWIDEYAEENNSETKFLFKLEYFNTASSKLILDILSKLEEVEGVTVVWYYHEDDEDMQEAGEEFEELVELEFEFETY
- a CDS encoding GAF domain-containing protein, which gives rise to MKTTQKKTNIRRKGSRSDIRRYGIIISGILAVLFTAIIFLEMRFPNILSLVGILDTKQFNRETYLLSIRFLDLTFISACIYFIFDKSKPFNIYLGIVFLFMCIYSIWDIHELPNLILTSLEITDDKIIGQIREVANPTYYTLGFTFAILFFFLFRLISDLMKDPEDQIIYVPKYYNKENQESEEERKDAIQERSQLIRNNIHAAIVDSNDAADKDQKLLNAICKEFNVSTGIYYKLKEIEGESILEYARGFAFFLPDNDKLSYQLGEGLPGQVAKTKSSIITNNVPEKYINVVSGLGDASPQSLMISPIIDSEHDLVGVVELASFKSFSPDDREILDKVTIWFTEDN
- a CDS encoding PAS domain S-box protein, producing the protein MLMVVTITVAIISFLSYIQTEDSVERRYSETFDVISTLKSEQIDQKFKLLEQNLKYISKSALIVSSTTKLKYLFKTKSSAYKDSTYYAIKRTLDNDLFPKQIVNGYSNIIISDDRGSVLYTSYTFPASVIVGDRNKTFEKIIKKAKTKTYFSEPFNTEKGVHMYIVSPRMKSRYGELGHVIILYSLQKNIYPIVENRTGLGDTGEILLSRMSEGAAKNVTIISPLKSSQNLLTEVISEGDPKNIAIQKAAKGDSKDFGYDIDWRGKKTISYWNYIPTTKWGLVVKIDYDEIKSGLNGLILTFVYTAIIIILIVMLVAVTFSKFLTSPIIRLKNRLNYIAKGILPHEVSDDIQNDEIGEMQMAVQEVVNGMKRTANFSEQIGDGNYDAVYSALSEDDTLGNALISMRDSIQKAEKRDYERNWIITGEAEIGQILRTHNDLIALGDEVIAYTTEKINAVQGAFYVVEGATDELSIDKQTIELVSTYAYNKKRFLKKQFKFAEGLVGQAAIEMEMILRTEIPSDYLSITSGLLGEKKPRSVLIMPLIANEKVYGLLEFASLDNFSPMTLEFVKEISQIIARTIFNIKINERTVRLLKESQQMSSELSVQQEILRQNAEEMESTQEELQRTNHRLEEQVEEVKHSQNRLQSLLENASEVITIFDKDSKIKFVSPSSKHILGYKPQDLIDTSYLSNLHKDSLDHVKEFINNLVESEGRQTFSLEYRYKLQDGRYIWLEATGINLTDDPAVEGIVINAQDITERKQAEVERRMRTQMQALSENSLDLIQRLNAEGHIFYTNPTIEDYTGLAAELFTGQQIDNTSLPENIIQLWKEMLIEVSSTSEKCTKEVEFPTNQGTRFMTVTAIPEFNDEKEFESALFVSHDITERKKVELEILLKNKKITESINYAKRIQGAIIPNTEHIKKDLNDCFIFYKPRDVVSGDFPWYYKKGKDIYIAAVDCTGHGVPGALISLIGYFLLNDIVSSNEDIEPGEVLNKLHEGVTKTLRQDSNSSTRDGMDIALSKIDLESKTVQYAGAHRPLYVYKSSNKEFTQIKGDKFPVGGEYKTRTSFSTHQLDLEQGDEIFMFSDGYPDQFGGEENRKFGAKRIRELIVNTDHSSMEDIATTFSNTFENWKGNFKQTDDVIMIGIGF